A section of the Deinococcus taeanensis genome encodes:
- the cmk gene encoding (d)CMP kinase, which produces MIVTIDGVAASGKSSVSSGVAQALGVPYVSSGLLYRAVTLLGLQGGVPLDEAPALLPLLRGVHLEPSASGNHVWQADQDLTAALHSTRVDAGVSTVATLPEVRAWVDAQLRALPAPFVAEGRDMGTNVFPHASAKFYLTASPRVRAERRARERPEDIPAIEAALTERDRLDTVQSAPAPDARVIDTGPLTLQGVIDEILRALR; this is translated from the coding sequence ATGATCGTGACCATTGACGGCGTGGCGGCCAGCGGAAAATCCAGCGTGTCCTCCGGAGTCGCGCAGGCACTGGGCGTGCCGTACGTGTCCAGCGGCCTGCTGTACCGCGCCGTGACCCTGCTCGGCCTGCAGGGCGGCGTGCCCCTGGATGAAGCGCCGGCGCTGCTACCCTTGCTGCGCGGCGTGCACCTCGAACCCAGCGCCAGCGGCAACCACGTCTGGCAGGCTGACCAGGACCTCACCGCGGCCCTCCACTCCACCCGCGTGGACGCCGGGGTGAGCACCGTCGCTACCCTGCCCGAGGTGCGCGCCTGGGTGGACGCCCAGCTGCGCGCCCTGCCGGCCCCGTTCGTCGCGGAGGGCCGCGACATGGGCACCAACGTCTTTCCGCACGCCAGCGCGAAGTTCTACCTGACCGCCAGCCCCCGCGTGCGCGCCGAACGCCGCGCCCGGGAACGCCCGGAAGACATTCCTGCCATTGAGGCCGCCCTGACAGAGCGTGACCGCCTGGACACCGTGCAGAGCGCGCCCGCCCCAGACGCCCGCGTGATCGACACCGGCCCCCTGACCCTGCAGGGCGTTATTGACGAGATTCTCCGCGCGCTGCGCTGA
- a CDS encoding peptidylprolyl isomerase yields the protein MKHAALILTALLALTACQKKEEASTSTSTTTTETTKDASTEADAASTTKTTESTAAESTGAKSATPAAVNTPGPVPAGYTAVPFLTQAPKREFAAEPDMALTDGKDYYALIDTNRGQVLADLYEQETPVTVNNFVFLARNHYFDGIRFHRVIEGFMAQTGDPKSVNDAQKTEWGTGGPGYQFADEFRQKLTFNSSGILAMANSGPATNGSQFFITFAPTDFLNGKHTIFGKVVTGEDLLPKLTRTMDGNNSEISGAVADKILTVRILTKG from the coding sequence ATGAAACACGCTGCCCTGATCCTGACCGCGCTGCTTGCCCTGACTGCCTGCCAGAAGAAGGAGGAGGCGTCGACGTCCACCAGCACGACCACGACTGAAACAACCAAGGACGCCAGCACTGAGGCGGACGCAGCCAGCACGACCAAGACCACGGAAAGCACGGCCGCGGAAAGCACCGGCGCCAAGAGTGCAACGCCGGCCGCGGTGAACACGCCCGGGCCGGTGCCTGCCGGGTACACCGCCGTGCCGTTCCTGACGCAGGCGCCCAAGCGGGAGTTTGCGGCGGAGCCCGACATGGCCCTCACGGACGGCAAGGACTACTACGCGCTGATTGACACGAACCGGGGCCAGGTGCTGGCGGACCTGTACGAACAGGAGACGCCGGTCACCGTGAACAACTTCGTGTTCCTGGCCCGCAACCATTACTTCGACGGCATCCGCTTTCACCGCGTCATTGAGGGGTTCATGGCGCAGACCGGGGACCCCAAGAGCGTGAACGACGCGCAGAAGACCGAGTGGGGCACGGGCGGGCCCGGGTACCAGTTCGCCGACGAGTTCCGTCAGAAGCTGACGTTCAACAGCAGCGGCATCCTGGCCATGGCGAACAGCGGTCCGGCCACCAACGGCAGCCAGTTTTTCATCACGTTCGCACCCACCGACTTCCTGAACGGGAAGCACACGATTTTCGGGAAGGTCGTGACGGGTGAGGATCTCCTGCCGAAACTCACGCGGACCATGGATGGGAACAACAGTGAGATCAGCGGCGCCGTGGCCGACAAGATCCTGACTGTCCGAATCCTCACGAAAGGCTGA